One genomic region from Quercus robur chromosome 4, dhQueRobu3.1, whole genome shotgun sequence encodes:
- the LOC126722461 gene encoding putative disease resistance protein RGA4 — translation MAEGALFHLARKVLELLGSFTLPEVKLAFGVQIEIEKLTSTVSTIQAVILDAEKQSSHNHQIKDWLRKLKDVLHDADDLLDDFSTQVLRHKVMRKKKVRIFSSSSNRIAFSPKMGRQIKEIRERLNAIAKDKEDFHFIQSFIEPQVMSRDRETYSFVLEDEVVGRENDKEVIIELLFDDNVVDNISIIPIVGIGGLGKTTLAQLVYNDQSVNKNFELKLWVYISEIFDVKRIVKEILEQLTDERLKESFEMLQNQLRKKLSGKKYLLVLDDMWNDDNAKWLLLKNLLMVGARGSRIVVTTRSIMVAGITGATSWYALRGLPVEKAWNLFVKVAFGEGQLPKNQAFISLGKEILEKCVGVPLAIRTIASLLHSKASENEWQSFKNYELSKITQGEENNILSTLKLSYDYLPSYLKQCFAYCKLFPKDYEIDVETLIDLWAAQGFIKLSNPKQRVKDVGREYFRLLLWRSFFQDVKKDYWGDIWCKMHDLMHDLAISVAGTECTVLHSTEENIGENVRYISFNLLDSSMQFPIIKFKGKRIRTVLGHSRGRDFSCNALFSNLKYSRTLDLSYLWSQKMPSSIGRLKHLRYLDISENDRIKILPNSIVMLLNLQTLKLKNCHAIRELPRDTKNLVNLRHLDITGCIKLTHMPHGLGNLTSLEILPWFLVKNGGFKARSSAGVSELRELSNLGGSLMIYNIGHGKDDMTECKAANMKEKQHLHQLGLYWDTKLVVETECYDDMSVEGLQPHANLEVLILSNYMGITIPSRVSSLTNLVNLRLRYNCRCHHLPSLNQLPFLNSACLVGMEALQYISEDIVSNVFGSSITTFFPSLFSLEIKKCPNLKGWWRKDDNDGPDHLLLPSFPRLSKLEIQDCPNLTFMPLFPYLKVELKLWEASLKVLQQTINTQRPSTSTTSLCYFPLSELEFLDLKRVNDLESLPEKWLQNLVSLRRLFIYECHGLMSLPCRGIQYLTSLQEIEIVNCNEIALVNDEDDGMQWQGLQSLHSLCFRRTPKLVSLPDGLQHVITLQKLKIHNCTGLMAIPEWIGNLTSLHHLSISGCSNLTSLPQEICNISSLQIFKIENCPNLMALPGSMDNLTLLQELTIGEFPNLTSLPQGIRSLTSLKRLTVDNCPNLMALPEWIGNLASLEELIICKCLNLTSLPQGIHDLPSLQRLMMTDCPILRARCQWEIGEDWPKISHVPALRLDDYGW, via the coding sequence atGGCGGAAGGAGCTTTATTCCACCTTGCCAGAAAAGTCCTTGAACTGCTGGGTTCCTTCACTCTCCCAGAGGTCAAACTGGCCTTCGGTGTTCAAATTGAGATTGAAAAACTAACAAGCACAGTTTCCACGATCCAAGCTGTGATTCTTGATGCAGAAAAGCAGAGTTCTCATAATCATCAGATCAAAGATTGGCTCAGAAAGCTCAAAGATGTTCTCCATGATGCTGATGACTTGCTGGATGATTTCTCAACCCAAGTTTTGCGGCACAAggtgatgagaaagaagaaggtaCGCATTTTCTCTTCAAGTTCTAATCGTATTGCTTTTAGTCCTAAGATGGGTcgtcaaataaaagaaattaggGAGAGACTAAATGCCATTGCAAAAGATAAGGAGGATTTCCACTTTATTCAAAGCTTCATTGAGCCACAAGTCATGAGTAGGGACAGAGAAACTTATTCTTTTGTTCTTGAAGATGAAGTTGTTGGGAGAGAGAATGATAAGGAAGTGATTATCGAACTTCTTTTTGATGACAATGTTGTAGATAATATTTCTATCATTCCAATCGTTGGTATTGGAGGATTAGGGAAAACCACACTAGCTCAATTGGTTTACAATGATCAAAGTgtcaacaaaaattttgagcTAAAACTTTGGGTTTATATCTCTGAAATCTTTGATGTAAAACGAATTGTTAAAGAAATTTTAGAACAGCTGACGGATGAGAGACTTAAAGAAAGCTTTGAGATGCTGCAAAATCAGCTTCGAAAAAAACTTAGTGGAAAAAAGTACTTGCTTGTCTTGGATGATATGTGGAATGATGACAATGCTAAATGGCTTCTcttgaaaaatttattaatggtTGGTGCAAGGGGAAGTAGGATAGTTGTAACTACTCGTTCTATAATGGTGGCGGGCATAACAGGGGCAACTTCATGGTATGCTCTAAGAGGCCTACCTGTAGAAAAGGCTTGGAATTTGTTTGTAAAAGTTGCATTTGGAGAAGGCCAACTGCCAAAGAACCAAGCCTTTATTAGCCTGGGAAAGGAGATTTTGGAAAAATGTGTTGGGGTACCTCTTGCCATAAGAACAATAGCAAGTTTGCTACACTCCAAAGCTTCTGAAAATGAGTGGCAATCTTTCAAGAATTATGAACTCTCAAAAATAACtcaaggagaagaaaataatattttatcaacACTTAAGTTGAGTTATGATTATCTTCCATCATACTTAAAACAATGCTTTGCTTATTGTAAATTGTTTCCAAAAGATTACGAGATTGATGTAGAGACATTGATTGATCTTTGGGCAGCCCAAGGTTTTATTAAGTTATCAAATCCAAAGCAACGTGTTAAGGATGTTGGTAGAGAGTACTTCAGGTTATTACTTTGGAGGTCATTCTTCCAAGATGTTAAAAAGGATTATTGGGGTGATATATGGTGCAAAATGCATGATCTCATGCATGATCTTGCAATCTCTGTGGCTGGAACAGAATGTACTGTATTACATTCAACCGAGGAAAATATTGGTGAAAATGTTCGTTATATATCATTTAATCTTTTGGATTCGTCAATGCAGTTTCCAATCATCAAGTTTAAAGGAAAGAGGATACGAACGGTTCTTGGACATAGTAGAGGGCGTGACTTTTCTTGTAATGCGCTCTTTTCAAATCTTAAGTATTCACGCACACTAGATTTGAGCTATCTATGGTCACAAAAAATGCCGAGTTCAATTGGGAGATTGAAGCATTTAAGATATCTTGATATTTCTGAAAATGATCGCATTAAAATTCTCCCTAATTCCATTGTCATGCTGCTGAATTTGCAAACACTGAAGCTCAAGAATTGTCATGCAATTAGAGAATTACCCAGGGACACCAAAAATCTGGTCAATCTTAGGCATCTAGATATTACTGGCTGTATTAAACTGACTCATATGCCCCACGGACTTGGAAATTtgacttctcttgagatactaCCATGGTTTCTCGTGAAGAATGGAGGTTTCAAGGCTAGGTCTAGTGCTGGGGTAAGTGAATTGAGGGAGCTGAGCAATTTGGGAGGAAGCCTAATGATTTATAATATAGGACATGGTAAAGATGACATGACAGAATGTAAAGCTGCAAATATGAAGGAGAAACAACATCTTCACCAACTGGGATTATACTGGGACACAAAGTTGGTTGTTGAAACTGAATGTTATGATGACATGTCAGTGGAAGGCCTCCAACCACATGCAAATCTTGAAGTATTGATTTTGTCGAATTATATGGGTATTACAATTCCAAGTCGGGTATCTTCACTCACAAATCTTGTCAATTTGCGCTTGCGTTATAATTGCAGATGCCACCATCTCCCATCGTTAAATCAACTCCCTTTTCTCAACTCTGCCTGTCTTGTTGGTATGGAAGCACTTCAATACATATCAGAAGACATTGTTAGTAATGTGTTTGGTTCCTCAATAACAACATTCTTCCCATCTTTATTTTCTCTCGAAATAAAGAAATGCCCTAATCTGAAGGGATGGTGGAGGAAAGATGATAATGATGGGCCAGACCATCTGTTGCTGCCATCATTTCCTCGTCTCTCTAAATTGGAGATTCAAGATTGCCCTAATCTTACTTTCATGCCCTTGTTTCCATATCTTAAAGTAGAGTTGAAATTGTGGGAAGCTAGCTTGAAGGTATTGCAGCAAACAATAAATACACAGAGACCATCAACATCAACAACCTCCTTATGCTACTTTCCTCTTTCTGAATTAGAGTTTTTGGATTTAAAACGGGTTAATGATTTAGAATCTCTTCCAGAGAAGTGGCTGCAAAACCTTGTTTCTCTTCGGAGACTCTTCATTTATGAATGCCATGGTCTTATGTCTCTTCCTTGTAGAGGTATTCAATATCTCACCTCACTTCAAGAGATAGAAATAGTGAACTGCAATGAGATAGCTCTGGTAAATGACGAAGATGATGGCATGCAATGGCAAGGCCTTCAGAGCCTCCATTCTCTGTGTTTTAGGAGAACTCCAAAGTTGGTGTCTCTACCAGATGGGCTTCAACATGTTATCACTcttcaaaaactcaaaattcatAATTGTACTGGTTTAATGGCTATACCGGAGTGGATAGGCAACCTCACATCACTACATCATCTTTCAATTTCTGGATGCTCCAATCTAACGTCACTGCCTCAAGAGATTTGCAATATCTCCTCATTACAAATTTTTAAGATTGAAAATTGTCCTAATTTGATGGCTTTACCAGGGTCAATGGATAACCTCACGTTACTACAAGAGCTTACAATTGGTGAATTTCCTAATCTGACCTCACTGCCTCAAGGGATTCGCAGTCTCACCTCTTTAAAAAGGTTGACGGTTGACAATTGTCCTAATTTGATGGCTTTACCAGAGTGGATAGGCAACCTTGCATCACTGGAAGAGCTTATAATTTGCAAATGCCTTAATCTGACATCATTGCCTCAAGGGATTCATGATCTCCCCTCTTTACAACGGCTGATGATGACTGATTGTCCCATTTTACGAGCAAGATGCCAGTGGGAAATAGGTGAAGATTGGCCCAAGATTTCTCATGTTCCAGCCTTGAGATTGGATGATTATGGGTGGTGA